The window gactgggctggtggcgtcctggggctgctgccgatccttgctggtccagccatttgcccccgcaAATGAGAGGACTCAGAACGCAGCCTTGGGGAACTCCTGTGCTGAGTGTCACTGAGGATGAGGTGGTGTTGCCCATCTTCACCACCTGGCGTCGTCCTGACAGGAAGTTGAGGATCCAGCTACACAGATCGTTGTTCAGTCCCAGGTCCCGGAGGATCCTGTTATAGgatctaacagtgctgtgtctACGATGGAACTAGACATTAGAGCACTAGctcctgtgtctgctgcatctgtcaccccattacatttttattagaATAAGTCCAAGTTTGTTGTCTTTGGAATGGTCTTGAAGAGCTGTTTCCACTAACAGGGCTTAGAATCCAGTATATATACCAGAATATAGAGTTATAAGAATCATGGTCAATTCAGACATTCTTGGGTAAAGGTCTGTTTGCAAATTCCAAGGCCGATGCTTTCTGGTTAGGAATGCATTAACTAAACGCAGAAGCCATAAACGGTCTCCTCTGTCTTGGTGGAAGCCATAATTCCTCAGACTAGGTCCTGGTGAATATGATATAAAGGGTTTCCTCTGTCCTGGGTTAATGAACTTTTGGTCCCCAACACCTTTCTTAGCATTTTCACTTCATGCTGCAGGAACCTTAAAGGACTGAAGGGATGAGCTTCCTGTGATTGTGACGGTAGACCCTCGGAGCAAGGTAATGAAAAATCTTCTGTGTTCTCCACGCTATACCTGGTCTTAATCTTTTTCATTTGAAGTACCAGAGAAATAAATAATCCGATCCCTCAGGTAACACAAAATTGTCTCCCACAGCAATGAATATGAAGAGTCATTTTGACTGAAGGACAAGAACTCAACAGAATTTAAGATGAATTCACACAAATCTTTGTCTGCTAAAAGAACAGAGTTAAATCTCCAAAGTGGTGGGCTACGTTTACAGGTATAAAGTTGAATATGTAATAATAAAGGTGAATGGTCAGATATAACAATGTCTCTCTAGGGAGGCgctccaggcatgtccaactgggcgGAGACCCcagattatatctctcggctgtcctgggaacacctcagtatccccccagaagagttataagaggtggctggggagagggaaacctggaccCCTTTGATTAGACTACTGCCTCTGCGTCCCAAACCCGGACAAAGCGGATgacaatggatggatggatggatatttaGGATGATGTTTGCAGCAGACACTTTCTTCCTGCTATCTTATTGGATACTAATATGTAACAAGACTATACCTTATTTTGTAGTTTTAACTTAAGATCAACATTTCCTCATGTTATGCTTCTTGCACCTATTGGTACAGCTCTTATGGCCTGTTCTTGTCTGTCAGTTGTAATTTTAAGGATATTTACTGTATCCATCTGATCCATGTGGAAATTGGAATTGTTTTAAGGCGATCATTTTTGCTGTTTTGTCAGAATGGTCACCATTACGTGAAACGGTACCATGAGttttgttgtttctttttttctcctcaatATAATGCCTTTGTCATTGTGCACATACTGTTTCTCTTCcttcttttcttctttctcttttcctctctcactcacctcTCTACATTATCGTAGACAACTTTTGGTTATTCTGGGAAACAGTGCTGtctcatttatatttacatttacggcatttaacagacgctcttatccagagcgacttacaaaagtgctaagtgtttagtcagaatatgcatctatatctagtataaacaggtttaagtccaaactactcgagctcaagcactgccataaatagttgccagtgctgatacctagaaagaagacaacaaaatataagattagacacagagcaatacctagcaagactgaaatacctacaagaTTACATGCAGTATGAGTGCAATAATTAGCAAAtgttcccagagataaagtgcaattacgatttataccaacgcttcagtagattagtgcttataagtgctttacaaagagatgggtcttcagtctgcgttTTAAAACCGCGAGAGAGTTCACTGTTCGGATAACCAGTGGAAGttcgttccaccatctgggagccaggacagagaagcatCTTGTCACATGTCTTCCATGAATCTTGAGGGATGGCGGGTCAAGCCGAGCCGTATTGAAGCGCGAAGGGCTCAAGGTGCGGATCGACTCTTGACCATTGCCATAAGGTATGAAGGagctggtccatttttggctttgtaggcaagcatcagAATTTTAAACTGTATGCGAGCAGCcacaggaagccagtgaagggaacgcagcagtggagtgacatgagtgaacttgggtagattgaagacaagccttgctgctgcattctggatcagttacAAGGGCCTGATGGCCTGCAGAGGAAgaccagtgaggagagagttgcagtagtcgagccttgaaatgacaagagactggacaagcacctgggaggccTCCTGAGAGAGGAAGGGTCGGATACGTCGGATGTTGTAGAGAAAGTATCTGCATGACCGAGTCAGGTTCGTAATATGGGCAGAAAACGACAATTGGTCATCCAGAGTCACCCCAAGGTTTCTTGCATCTTTAGACGGAACAATCAAAGAGTTCTCAAATGAGATGGCAAGATCCTGCTGAGGAATCTGCTGCTGTCTCTTTTGTTCTGTGGTTATATGAAGATTTTGGTTGTATTTATGTATAAGGTTATTGGAGGGGATAACCCATCTCAGCTTTCTATGACCACTGGCACTTTTGTTGTAGTATTTTCTTGCTTTGTTTAaatcaggagtggccaacccttCAGAGatcaagagccactttttttttactgtgttacagcaaagagccacatcatacacatgggcacacctctctctctctctctctctcacacacacacacacacacacacacagacctctgcTCATATTTAGTGTAAatgtcacacacagacagtgtggggttagggttagggttagggcagtcatggtctggtggttatgGAACCAGagggtcttgtgaccagagggtcccTGGTtggattcccagacctgaggccatgactgaggtgcccttgaaccaggcacctaaccccaactcccCGGGTGCCATGCTAGGGCTGTCTACACTGTTAAAAACATCCTCTTTTCATCTTTGCACGTGCGTGTTTGACGAAAATACCGGCTAAGTGAacacattaaaaaacaaacacaaacttcgatataaacgtaagtcgtgatatgcttcaggactttggcacggttggaggaggtgggccaCGGCACGGCGAGGTTGCTCATGCATGCGTGCACGCACTACGAACTCTGTTATGtacacaactgttgttttctaggtaagaAGTAGATAAACACtcgttatcaacactcgttacaacgccactgacctgcgctcacctttaggaagaagagaacagacagtgtcagtagttttgaagctccctcagtcgtgtgcggtgcctttgctgaacctcgtatgtggtttattccaaaacgtgtgacagaagaaccgcgtctcaccaacagTCACTTCATAccgctagtctcccgttttccactacaccggttttaaaagtattagcggctcgctaggcttgtaaacaaaccgagCACCATGAAGGTGTAGTAGTCTGTCGCCCTTAGAGTTGATAACGTAACCGGGCCACAGCACAGATGGCCCACGTGGTCCACATGTTTTCAACAACAAATTCAAAGCCAGATTTCTCATGATCGGCTGCATGTAGACGGCTAAAAATCGGTATGCATGTAGATGGCAAAGGACATTTTCAATTAATCTGGTTTGATTGAAAGTTTTTGATGTTTAATACATGATTTAATACGTGACGTAGGGGTGCTTCTACAGAAAGGGGGTATACCCTTTGGAGACATTCTCTGTGCCTGTCAGACACAACACCGCGTCATGTAGTGAAAATCTACCAAaagcccccccaaaaaatttcCCTCATGAAATGGTTTATTTAGTATTAGTAGTTTCAattacccacacaccccctgaaaaatacataaaaatattaaatacaaATACAGAAGGGGATTCCAACTTGTAATTAAAATTTCTAATTAAAATTTAAGCAATTTTTGAAAGAGGAGCTGAAGCAAAGAGCAGTGAGCAGAACTTTGAGGTCAATCTATTATCAGACTGAGGTTTCACACAGAGGAACTTAATCAGACATGCAAACAAGATTGGATAATGGCCCCAAGAGTGTAAATTTGCCCAGGCCCAGAAATGTGAGGACTGGCCCTAGTTATAAGTAACTAACAAAATCACAAGCAGCGTTAACAATATGTTCAACTGCTGACATAATTATATTATCCACAGTGTCATTGGTGTCAGACTCCTCAGAATAATTCTTCACAGGAAAGATGCATTTCAGGGAAGCTTCAACTTTGTAGGAACACTCAACCATCTGAAAGATAGGGAACgtgtgacagagagagcgagagagagaaagagagagagagagggaaagagagagagagagacagagagagaaagaaaatcaaTGTATCGATATGAATAAATATACCTAAAAATTACAAAACAGAAATCTCCAGGTGAAACCTTATTGTCTACAATAGCTCTAGTACATCTATTTTCTAACTGGATGTGTACTTCAGTTTTGCTGACAACGTACAGGTGTCCAGACAATAAGGTCACTATTCCATGATGTCCCAAAATTACTAAAAATGAGCAATGCACAATTGTTAAATAGAAGGAAGATTTTGCAATCTGCAGCCTTGTTCAAACCGCAGGTCTCAAAAGTAAACACATAGATCTTTGAAGCTCACCTTTTCTTTAATTTTCTTGCTTGTGTAGATCTTTTTCAGGTCTTCCTTAACCAGGGGGCAGGCTTCATCTACTTTAGTCATGAGAACCAGGTGTGGGATTCCTGTCATGTACAGAATGTGTCATGTATCATGTCATTATTCATTCAAATTTTTTGCCTAGAATAAAGAGCTTCAAATTTGGGTCTTCACATTTTCCCAAATGGTTAAAAAACACAGCTAGATAAATGATACTGTCCAATGGATCTCCAGAATTTTCTAActtatataaaatattaaacTCTAACCACGCCCCTATTCCCTGATGGCTGTTTTAAGTTTACCTTCATTATACGTTGTATTTTGTTACTTGTTTTGGTTGTTGGCCCATTAATGTTTTAAGGTTATGTTTCATGGGTATGTTTTTGGGTTTGGTTCTTGATTACATTTTGTCTTTCCATGGTATGGTCAGTTTTCTGTTTGTTAGTCTAGTTTGGTCTCAGTTGGAATATTTACCACTTTAGTAACCTGTGTCACAGTAGTGATGATTCATTTGTCTCATGGTTTGTACTTATATTTCATATGATTCTACCGTTTCTCTTGCCTTCGCCCGTTTAGTATTTCAATTAAGTTTTGTTTCGTATCGTTGAATGTCATATTTCCTGTCTGGTGTTCGCTAGTTTTAGAAGAGTCTCGTGTGTGGTTGTTTCTATGCATGTAGTATGCATGTATCATATTATGTGTTCATATTGTATGTTTATATTGTGTGTTCATATTTTGTGTACCGTTCTTTTGTTCTACATATAAAGATTCCATTTTGTGTTTAACCTGTTTCCTTCTCTTTTGTGGTCTCCCttagtgtttatttattttattaccaACATTCCTCACAGAACACATACAACCCTGAGGGAAAGCCCCAGTAGTGATAATTTTCAGACTACCCTGACTAGCACCCAGTTAACTGGTTGAAATAAACTAAAAAACCTACAGTGGCCCAATTGAAAAATAGGATAATGGAATACACTACTCACCAATGTCATTGGCTCTCTGACTCACAGTGTTCATCTTCTTGATGACACTCTCATCCATTTGAGAGATGACATTTGCTGGCACAACACTTACTAAACAGTGAACTTTATCATCCAGACTGGGGTGTTTGATGTAGTTATCATCTGTCTCTGCCAGAGGTGTTTGGGGATTAAACTGGTGAAGGCATTTATAAGGTAATTACATGGGAGGGACGAACCATACTGTCAGCATTATTCAATAATGTTATTTGATATAATGTACATAATtccatttaaaaaattgtaTGTGCAAACACATTTCACTCTATCCTACCGTATAGCCTTCTTTCACATGACCCAACATTGCACTGTTGATATCTTCAATGAGAATTCCATCTTGTTCTAAGCCCATGACATCATTGAAGACAAACGGCAAAGTTCCTTTGTTGATTGTGTAGGTTATGTACTGTAGTAAACATTGAATACATTTAGATGACTTCCATTAACACTGCTTCAATTTATGCAATTGAATTCTAATTGGTGGTTAGAATTTGGACAGTGTTGCTCAGTCTTGCTTATGTAAACACCATACACTCATCTTAATGTTGTCATTTTTCCAATGACTTTGATTCAACTCAAGCTAGACAAATACACTCTACTGCTAGAAGAGTGTACtcactttgtgtgtgtaacTTTTTCCTGAACATGGTGCTTCTCCTGCTCTTTGAGTAACTCGGTGTGCAAAGACGCTGTTCACTGAGTTGATAAAGCTGGATTTCCCTGCTCCAACTTGTCCACATAGAAGGATTCTTAAACGGCTGACATTTGGAGTTTTGAGCTGAAAGTCTTTTAGCTGGGCCTCAATTTTACCTCTTTGACTAGTAAAGGCAGAAACACAGCTGTCACCTTAATATTGACAGTACACagtgaaatgttttaaaaccGCTGATATACATTTTGTTGAACTTTCATCTAAGCAAGTTAACACAACTAATAATTTAGTTGCAGCAAAGTCtgtattcttatctttgccaaATATAAATAATGTGAAATGCCATTGCTGAATTGTTAATATTTCCATCTTAaaatattatgtgatacttCCAATCTATCTGCCTCCAGGGACTGTCAAACTCTGTTGAACAAACTAAAATAGCGCTTATGAATGTGGTGCATTTTGTGACACACTGCAAGTTCAAACCTAATCTAACCTTACTGTtggacacgcgcacacacacacgcacatacacacgcacacacacacacacacacacacacagtaataagAGAGATGGTTTACCTGGTTCTGATTGGCCTCCACCCATTTTGCTGTTTCTTCTgctaaaacaacaaaacaattctGTCCTGGAACATTATGACATgaaaaaataattattatttttatcgCCTTTACAAAATATACATATTCTGTTATGATTTCAGAGAAAAATTAAGATCCAAAATGTCAAAATGATGGATAAACTTCTTCCAAACCAACAAAATCTACATTACATACTCAATCATTAAGCAAAATATTATTTCTCATGAGATAGAAATCTCCTTACGTCAAATAAGTGAAGAATCCGTCCTGTGAGCCTCTGAAGCCCTGTGTGATGAGGATAATAATGTCAAGAACGTTTTCAGAGATGCTGTAGCAGAGAGCTTTATACCCTGAAAGCAAAAGTGAAAGGACCTGATTATTGGTTCTGATTACTGTAATTAGTTGAGTCATACTACTTACTCTATAACCCCATAATGGATTAGTGAATGTCGGCTTTGGCTCAGTGTTCTTCTAGTactttctgtttttgtttcttcCCTGGGTGGTGGTGTTCCTAAATCCTACAAGATGTTTTATTCCAGGTAAAGATCCCCAAGTTATCCAGTGTAAGACAAACAAAGGACGCGTCTTCTGACTTGATGCAAAATGGTAAATCTTTATTCCaataaaagcagcagtgaagtACAATAAAGTGCTGTGGACTCTGTGTAACTCGACAGAATTACCAGCAATAGAAGAACGTaccatatatacatttatacataCCACTCCCACCTAAACTCCTCCAGTGAAGGATGTGATGTCAGTTGTGTTTGACCATTGTTACTGCAGTTAGTATGAAACTACCACCTCAGTTTCAACTATGACAAATTAATGAATATTGAGTTCTGCCACCTACATATCTAGGCCAGATCCCTTTGTCTATGATGGTTGGTGATCACTCACTATCAAAATCCCTTCAGGATAATCGTGTCCTGTAGTCAGAGCCGTTGGCTCTGCCTGCTTTGCCTGTTCGTATGCTAAAGAAGTCACATGGTCTCCCCATTTCAAGCGAGACTCGCAGGTTGGGACCTTTTATCATGAGGTAAGCCAGTCACCTTTGGGTCCATACTGTAATTTCTTATACCACCAAATGTAGTTAATTTCCAATAAAATATACAGAGTTCATTATATCAATTGAAGAGAATATGAGGTATCTGTTTTACACAGGACAGAAATACACAGGCACTTGTTTACTTGAGGACCGCTCGTCCTTGGTAGAGAAACAACAAATCATATACAGAGTGCCACACAGATTCACAGAAATGCCTTCAGCTCAATAAAATGAACTTAACCAATAATATTCAAAtcaaaaaattttttatttatttttacaacagttgttgtcacagagcagctttacaagtgtccgagtccaagcccccagtgagcaagccaagggctacagtggcaaagaaaaactccctaagggcatgaggaagaaaccttgagaggaaccaagactcacaggagggaacccatcctcctctggcccacgccgatcaccatgacaacaatttaaagagaaaggaaaagatgtgagggataaataaagtccatcttggtgtagatTTACAAACACgagttctttatgtaattcctgtacGGTCCCAAAAGTCTTGATGGTTGGTTATACATACTATATTGAAGATATCTCTCATGGCTGCTAACGAAATAATGAAGCTGTTACTTATGTATAAGACGTAAGTATAAGACTTATTGTCTTATTCAGTGCTCAAACTTTGaggctgagggtgtgtgtatgagggagtgGGCATCTCCCATGCATGCTAGGACCGGCTCACTGTAGCCATTTTAATTAAGGGTATGTATTATTAATGGGTTTGTTTTCTAGCTAAGTAATATAACTTGTTAAGCCAACTAAAAACTAAAAGTAACCAAATTTTTTTTGAGTtagaaacaagcaaaaaagattgtttgggggggggggcttgggggTATttggtaggtgggtgtgtgtgtgtgcgcttctcCCTGTGCAGATCTCTTGTATAGCTGTGGGCTGTAAGGACGTGTGTGCAGTGGACTACCACTGGAATAGCTGGAATTATGATGTAATAATTAACTAGACTCCATCATGGAACGAGATGGTTTGCTGCTTATTTGTGAGCCTCTCTGTAAATGAAGTGTCGGCTTTCCAGGTTAAAGGTTTGAATATTAAGCTTTTGTCTGACTAAGAGCATTTAGTCCAGTACAGAATCTACAGAGGTTTTGGATAATTTCTCTTGTTTCTAGTTAGTGAGGTATATATTTCTAGAAAATATGTTAATGAATGATTTACAATGACTTTGTAGCTATGTTTttgttaatacattttaatgtataAAGATCCATTAGATCCACTGATATGTGTAAATATGATAGATTCATTAGTTGTGCTAATGTAGTAGAAAGGCTGCACATATCTATAACCATTGATGGATTTTAGCAGTGGAAAATGTTTGTTCAAAAAATCAAAGGTTTGTTGAGATTGTGCCTACCTGAAGATAAAAAAATTTGTCAGTTGTTATCCTCAGGACAAAATCAGGAGGTGCGACAGCAGGGCGGCATCTAGTGAGGAGGGCACGGCAAACGCTCACTGCTCACAGATCACTCATGCATGCATTTAACAATAACAGGTCACGCAACAGTTTCCTTTACTTATGCACACTCCAACTTGCAAAAGCCCTGTTTTGAAGGAAACAGAAACTGAAGGATTATGCTGTTCCTGTTGAGCAACAGCAGATTTTGGGTTACAATTTGGAGTTACAAAAACAAAGACTGAGACAGTACTTCTGTTCTTTCCCATCTGAATTTTTATAAAAAATCAGCATTTTCCAATCCAGGGCATGGATTACATAACATTACCCAACTGCATTCTGTGTAACTTCACAAGGCGCTTGTGCTAATTAGATCATGAAGTTATTTAGTGTACTGGGAGCAAGAGCACAATGTGTAGTGCAGGCATACAGACCAGAACAGAGATAGTCATTTATAgagtgtcacgtccagcccctccctcctccctggtcccgcctagctcctcgctcccattcgttcctacccctgtctgtcacgccctcgtcattagtacacacacctgagtcttgtttcaccgtcttgttttctgtgtatataaCCCCCCTAGTGTTTCACTCCCGCGTCGGtcattgtatttgtatttgccATGTTTCCTGCACGCTCCGGTCTATACTTCTCTCTGTGCTCAGTAGCCTGTACCCTCCCTTCGTTTCTCCTGTGTGCTGGTCTGGTTTGTTCTGTCTTGTCTTCCCTGTTTTAGTTCTCATATCTCTTTGCTGGTTTTTGTAGTTGTTCCTTGGTAGTTGTGTTTTCCTTCACATCTTGTATATTTCTCCCTGTTATTCTGTTCCCCTTAGTAGTTAGGTTCTGTTGTAGCCTTTGTCTTTCGCTTCTAGTTTGTGTATGCATTCCCTGTGTGTTCTAGTCTTTTTGCCTTTTAGTCTTTCAGTTATTTCAGTCCTGTTTGTGTTATGGTTGTCAGGCTTTAGTATTGTTTGTTCATCCATTATTGTAGTAGTCCTTCCTGTAGTATGTCTAAAGTTTATACTTCTTGCATTGTGTTTTAAGTAGCGTTTCTATTAGTGTGTTTGCTTGGTTGCCGTGCTGTCTAGCTTGTTTGGTCTAGTGTGTATTCTCCTGTCCTTAGTTGTTCTCTCTTGTTCCTTTTGGTCTttgtttaaattaataaattacatagatacttgcgtttgcgtcacacccgccctCCTTTGATTCGTTACAAAATGACCGACCATAGTAACGTGACGCAGCAAGAGATGACCACCCCTGAAAATCAGCAGGATTACTTCCATACCCTATTGGATAATCCACAGTTGTTATCGGTCAAGGACACCAACAGCGACCCTGTTGCTCTGCCATCTCGTGCTCCTTGCCCGGAGGTTTATGATGGTGAAACCATGCCAGCTGAATGTTTTGTTTTAGAAAGCAAAAGGTATATTCGGTTGCTCACCTGTCCATCACCCCCGGATGACGTACTGATTTTATTTTTGAGATCCAGGCTCAAAGGCAAGGCGTTAGAATGGGCCAACATTATTCGGACCACCCACCGAGAGGAAGCATGGAGGGTAGATGGGTTTTTTAACCTAATGCGCCTCAGGTTTAGTGGGGTTATCCCTCAGTTCTCCTCTCCACGTAGTGGAAAACGCCTTCCTGGTGCACACCGCAAGAGACTTTTTGGGGGGAGTTACATCCCAGACCTTGACACCCTCAGGTCCCAGCTGACAGACCCCTTCAGCCATGTGGGGAAGGTTATGGGCAAGAGAGCTGGCATCCACTCGTCTGGCAGAACCTCCAGTGTCGCCAAGGTCTCCACGCCTACCGGCTTCGCCCAGGTTTCTATACCAGGTGGTGTCTGCCCGGCTGCTCCGCCCCCCAAAGACGTCAGcccggcggctccgccccccgaagacgtcagcccggcggctccgccccccgatgtCGCCAGcccggcggctccgccccccgatgtCGCCAGctcggcggctccgccccccgatgtCGCCAGctcggcggctccgccccccgatgtCGCCAGctcggcggctccgccccccgatgtCGCCTGctcggcggctccgccccccgatgtCGCCTGctcggcggctccgccccccgatgtCGCCTGctcggcggctccgccccccgatgtCGCCTGctcggcggctccgccccccgatgtCGCCTGctcggcggctccgccccccgatgtCGCCTGctcggcggctccgccccccgatgtCGCCTGctcggcggctccgccccccgatgtCGCCTGctcggcggctccgccccccgatgtCGCCTGctcggcggctccgccccctgacgaCGACGTCATTCTggttgctccgccccctgacgaCGACGTCATTCTggttgctccgccccctgacgaCGACGTCATTCTggttgctccgccccctgacgaCGACGTCATTCTggttgctccgccccctgacgaCGACGTCGTCCCTGCGTCTCCGGCTCCTGCTGACGACGCCGGCCCTGCGTTCCTGCCTGCCCCAGACGGCGCCTGCCCGGCGTCCCCGGCCCCAGACGGCGCCTGCCCGGCGTCCCCGGCCCCAGACGGCGCCTGCCCGGCGTCCCCGGCCCCAGACGGCGCCTGCCCGGCGTCCCCGGCCCCAGACGGCGCCGTCTCCTCTGCCCCCGGTGACGTCTCCTCTGCCGCCTCGGCCCCCAGGCTCCCCAGGGTCTCTTCAGCGGCCGAACTCCCCTGGGTCCCGTCTGCGTCCCGGCTCCTTATGACGCCCCTTGTTCCTCCTGTTTCCGCGACCCGGACGTGGTCGTCTCTGCCTCCTGTTTCCGTGACCCAGAAGGGGTTgttgcctgttcccgctgcccgccaggggaccccgcctgttcccgctgcccgccggcggaccccgcctgtttcTGCTGCCTGCCGACAGACTCCTCAGGTCCCCATGCCTCGTTGGCCTGACCTGCTGGTCCCTGCAGTCCCTGACCTGACTCCTCCTGCTCCCATGAACAATTTCCTGACTGCGCTGGTCTCCACTGTGACTGCTTTGCCCATCAGTGGGCCTGTGACTCCTGCAGCCCCTCTCTGTGTTGATGTTCCCCGTGACTGTCCTGTTTTGCGTCTGCCTGTGCTCCCTTTTTTGCCCTGTCCTGTGCCTGGTTTCCTgttggtccctgtccctgtgtgtgtgtccgttcgTGTCCAC of the Brachyhypopomus gauderio isolate BG-103 unplaced genomic scaffold, BGAUD_0.2 sc72, whole genome shotgun sequence genome contains:
- the LOC143491196 gene encoding interferon-induced protein 44-like, with product MIKGPNLRVSLEMGRPCDFFSIRTGLQRLTGRILHLFDQKKQQNGWRPIRTSQRGKIEAQLKDFQLKTPNVSRLRILLCGQVGAGKSSFINSVNSVFAHRVTQRAGEAPCSGKSYTHKYITYTINKGTLPFVFNDVMGLEQDGILIEDINSAMLGHVKEGYTFNPQTPLAETDDNYIKHPSLDDKVHCLVSVVPANVISQMDESVIKKMNTVSQRANDIGIPHLVLMTKVDEACPLVKEDLKKIYTSKKIKEKMVECSYKVEASLKCIFPVKNYSEESDTNDTVDNIIMSAVEHIVNAACDFVSYL